A genomic segment from Lutibacter sp. A80 encodes:
- a CDS encoding aldehyde dehydrogenase family protein: protein MEAITINKTIEKALKKLGVKELNNGTSTGSISFGNGEIIESYSPVDGALIGKVITTTKQDYEQVIKNAQTAFKSWRLKPAPQRGEIVRQFGDKLRELKQPLGELVSYEMGKSLQEGLGEVQEMIDICDFAVGLSRQLHGLTMHSERPGHRMYEQYHPLGIVGIISAFNFPVAVWAWNTALAWISGDVCIWKASEKTPLCSIACQNIIADVLKENNLPEGISTIINGNYIVGEFMTTDKRVPLISATGSTRMGKIVGKTVGERLGKSLLELGGNNAIIITPDADLKMTVIGAVFGAVGTAGQRCTSTRRLIIHESMYTKVKEALVAAYNQLRIGNPLDESNHVGPLIDKDAVEMYKNALVEAVKEGGTLLVEGGVLTGTGFETGCYVKPAIVEAENHFKIVQHETFAPILYLLKYSGDVNNAIEIQNNVNQGLSSAIMTNNLREAELFLSQVGSDCGIANVNIGTSGAEIGGAFGGEKETGGGRESGSDAWKVYMRRQTNTINYTTELPLAQGIKFNF from the coding sequence ATGGAAGCCATAACTATAAACAAAACAATTGAAAAAGCACTAAAAAAACTAGGTGTTAAAGAACTAAATAACGGAACTTCAACAGGTTCAATTTCATTTGGTAATGGTGAAATTATTGAATCATACTCTCCAGTAGATGGTGCTTTAATTGGAAAAGTAATTACTACTACAAAACAAGATTACGAACAGGTGATTAAAAATGCGCAAACGGCATTTAAAAGTTGGAGGCTAAAACCAGCACCTCAACGCGGAGAAATAGTAAGACAATTTGGAGATAAATTAAGAGAACTAAAACAACCTTTGGGCGAGCTAGTTTCTTATGAAATGGGTAAATCGTTACAAGAAGGTTTAGGAGAAGTACAAGAAATGATTGATATCTGTGATTTTGCTGTGGGGTTATCACGACAATTACACGGACTTACAATGCATTCTGAACGTCCTGGACATAGAATGTACGAACAATACCATCCTCTAGGAATTGTTGGTATTATTTCAGCATTTAATTTTCCAGTAGCAGTTTGGGCTTGGAACACTGCATTGGCCTGGATTTCTGGTGATGTATGTATATGGAAAGCTTCAGAAAAAACACCTTTATGCAGTATTGCCTGCCAAAATATTATTGCTGATGTTTTAAAAGAAAATAACTTACCAGAAGGTATTTCAACTATTATTAATGGAAATTATATTGTTGGTGAATTTATGACAACCGATAAAAGAGTTCCACTAATTTCAGCAACAGGCTCAACAAGAATGGGAAAAATTGTTGGTAAAACTGTTGGAGAACGTTTAGGAAAATCGCTATTAGAATTAGGTGGAAATAATGCCATAATAATAACACCCGATGCAGATTTAAAAATGACCGTTATTGGTGCTGTTTTTGGAGCAGTTGGTACAGCTGGACAACGTTGTACTTCAACACGTAGATTAATAATTCACGAATCTATGTACACGAAAGTAAAAGAAGCTTTAGTAGCTGCATATAATCAATTACGCATTGGAAATCCTTTAGATGAAAGCAACCATGTAGGCCCTTTAATTGATAAAGATGCTGTTGAAATGTATAAAAATGCATTGGTAGAAGCTGTTAAAGAAGGTGGCACATTATTAGTTGAAGGCGGTGTTTTAACCGGTACAGGTTTTGAAACTGGCTGTTATGTTAAGCCAGCAATTGTTGAAGCTGAAAATCATTTTAAAATCGTTCAACACGAAACATTTGCACCTATTTTATACTTGCTAAAATATTCTGGAGATGTTAATAATGCTATTGAAATTCAAAACAATGTAAATCAAGGTCTTTCATCTGCTATAATGACAAATAATTTGCGTGAAGCTGAGTTATTTTTATCTCAAGTAGGATCAGATTGTGGAATTGCAAATGTAAATATTGGAACTTCTGGAGCTGAAATTGGAGGTGCTTTTGGTGGTGAAAAAGAAACTGGTGGTGGAAGAGAATCTGGATCCGATGCTTGGAAAGTTTATATGCGTCGTCAAACAAACACTATTAATTACACAACAGAACTACCTCTAGCGCAAGGAATTAAATTTAATTTCTAA
- a CDS encoding lysophospholipid acyltransferase family protein: MSLVTPKEVSKVLNLDKYGFIGTFFGWLLMRILRISTINKIYNKHKHLKDLDFFTALLDDLQIKFEIPEEDLKRIPKDGAFITVSNHPLGGIDGILLLKLLTEKRPDYKIIANFLLHRIEPMKPFIMPVNPFEDRKDAKSSISGIKSALLHIKEGNPIGIFPAGEVSTYKDGKLIVDKPWEEGAIKLIKKAKVPIIPIYFHAKNSRLFYFLSRLNPTLRTAKLPSELLSQKERVIKVRIGKAISVKDQETYKNTQDFCQFIRRKTYMLANPFEKVSKTINTASLKKTRQPKEIVCQKNNDRIIEEVDALRTNNGRLLKSKNYEVFFAPSNKIPNLKFEIGRLREITFREVGEGTNESIDLDRFDGFYHHLFLWDNADKKLVGAYRMGLGKDIYKKHGIEGFYVHTLFKFEPELYTMMENSIEMGRAFIIKEYQQKPMPLFLLWKGIVHVTLRYPEYKYLIGGVSISNQFSNFSKSLMIEFMKSHYYDPYIAQYIHPKKEYKVKLKDADKDFVFDATQSDMNKFDKVIDEIEPGALRIPVLIKKYVKQNARLVAFNVDPKFNNAVDGLMYIRVADIPESTVKPVMEEFQAELESRLENENFEEIVNSKESISSK; the protein is encoded by the coding sequence ATGAGTTTAGTAACGCCAAAAGAGGTTTCAAAAGTATTAAATCTTGATAAATACGGATTTATAGGTACATTTTTTGGGTGGTTATTAATGAGGATTCTTCGAATTTCAACCATAAATAAAATATACAATAAACATAAGCATTTAAAAGATTTAGACTTTTTTACAGCGCTTTTAGACGACCTTCAAATTAAATTTGAAATTCCAGAAGAAGATTTAAAAAGAATTCCAAAAGATGGTGCTTTTATCACAGTTTCTAACCATCCTTTAGGAGGTATAGATGGTATTTTATTGTTGAAATTATTAACTGAAAAACGACCAGATTATAAAATAATTGCAAATTTTTTATTGCATAGAATTGAGCCAATGAAGCCTTTTATAATGCCTGTAAATCCTTTTGAAGATAGAAAAGATGCAAAGTCTAGTATTTCAGGAATAAAAAGTGCGCTTTTACACATTAAAGAAGGGAATCCTATAGGGATTTTTCCGGCAGGAGAAGTTTCTACTTATAAAGATGGTAAATTAATTGTTGATAAACCTTGGGAAGAAGGAGCTATTAAATTAATTAAAAAAGCAAAAGTGCCGATAATTCCTATTTATTTTCACGCTAAAAATAGCAGGTTATTCTATTTTTTATCTAGGTTAAATCCAACACTTAGAACTGCTAAATTACCTTCGGAGTTACTGTCTCAAAAAGAGCGTGTTATTAAGGTTAGAATAGGGAAAGCAATTTCTGTTAAAGACCAAGAAACATATAAAAATACACAAGATTTTTGTCAATTTATTCGAAGAAAAACATATATGTTGGCAAACCCTTTTGAAAAGGTTTCTAAAACTATAAATACAGCATCATTAAAAAAAACAAGACAGCCAAAAGAAATTGTTTGTCAAAAAAATAATGATAGAATTATTGAAGAAGTAGATGCACTCCGTACCAATAATGGAAGGTTATTAAAAAGTAAAAATTACGAAGTTTTTTTTGCGCCAAGTAATAAAATTCCCAACCTAAAATTTGAAATTGGACGTTTGCGTGAAATTACTTTTAGAGAGGTTGGAGAAGGTACTAATGAGTCTATCGATTTAGATCGGTTTGATGGGTTTTATCATCATTTATTTTTATGGGACAATGCTGATAAAAAACTAGTTGGAGCCTATAGAATGGGTTTAGGAAAAGATATTTATAAAAAACATGGAATTGAAGGATTCTATGTGCACACACTGTTTAAGTTTGAACCGGAATTGTATACAATGATGGAGAATTCTATAGAAATGGGTAGAGCATTTATAATTAAAGAATACCAACAAAAACCTATGCCATTGTTTTTACTTTGGAAAGGAATTGTACACGTAACTTTACGCTATCCAGAATACAAATATTTAATTGGTGGTGTTAGTATTAGCAATCAGTTTTCTAATTTTTCAAAATCGTTAATGATTGAGTTTATGAAATCTCATTATTACGATCCGTATATTGCTCAATATATTCATCCAAAAAAGGAATACAAGGTAAAGTTAAAAGATGCTGATAAAGATTTTGTTTTTGATGCAACTCAGTCAGATATGAATAAATTTGATAAAGTTATTGATGAAATTGAACCTGGAGCGCTTAGAATACCGGTTTTAATTAAAAAGTATGTAAAACAAAATGCGCGTTTAGTAGCATTTAATGTGGATCCAAAATTTAATAATGCTGTAGATGGATTGATGTATATAAGAGTTGCAGATATACCTGAAAGTACTGTAAAACCAGTTATGGAAGAATTTCAAGCAGAACTAGAAAGTCGCCTAGAAAATGAAAATTTTGAAGAAATTGTAAACTCTAAAGAATCAATTTCTTCTAAGTAA
- a CDS encoding aspartate kinase, which produces MKVFKFGGASVKDAESIKNVVRVLEYEGFENTLIVVSAMGKMTNAFEKIIDAYHNNSEDLATNINSVRDFHITIIKNLFENKKHPILFEVELLFGQLSGFLAINKSTDYNYIYDQIVGYGELLSTKIISSYLNTIGITTRWIDVRDFIKTDATYRNAAVNWEQTKTNIQALNTQNLNITQGFLGADSKGKTTTLGREGSDYTAAIFAHCLGAESVTIWKDVDGVLNADPRYFKETVLLEQISYGEAIEMAFYGASVIHPKTIKPLENKKIPLYVRSFYNLKQKGSIVGGGQLIVPDVPCFILKNKQILVSISALDFSFMVEHNLSDIFKILHNYQLKVNLIQNSALSFSVCLEDKFNNFEAFLSEITLKYNITFVSNVALFTIRHANQKAIDLVEEKGKVLLKQATKGTVQLIMQ; this is translated from the coding sequence GTGAAGGTATTTAAATTTGGCGGAGCTTCTGTTAAAGATGCCGAGAGTATAAAAAATGTTGTTAGAGTTTTAGAATATGAAGGTTTTGAAAATACACTTATTGTAGTTTCTGCAATGGGTAAAATGACCAATGCGTTTGAGAAAATAATAGATGCATACCATAATAATTCTGAAGATTTGGCAACAAACATAAACAGTGTTAGAGATTTTCATATAACTATAATTAAAAACTTATTTGAAAATAAAAAGCACCCTATTTTATTTGAGGTTGAATTATTATTTGGACAATTAAGTGGGTTTTTAGCCATTAACAAGTCTACCGATTATAATTATATCTACGATCAAATTGTGGGTTATGGCGAACTGCTTTCAACAAAAATTATAAGTAGTTATTTAAACACTATTGGTATTACAACAAGGTGGATTGATGTTAGAGATTTTATAAAAACGGATGCTACTTATAGAAATGCCGCTGTAAATTGGGAACAAACTAAAACGAATATACAAGCATTAAATACTCAAAATTTAAATATTACTCAAGGGTTTTTAGGGGCAGATTCAAAAGGGAAAACTACAACTTTAGGAAGAGAGGGCTCTGATTATACTGCAGCAATTTTTGCACATTGCTTGGGAGCAGAAAGTGTAACTATATGGAAAGATGTTGATGGAGTTTTAAATGCAGATCCTAGATATTTTAAAGAAACCGTTTTGTTAGAACAAATTTCTTATGGTGAAGCAATAGAAATGGCTTTTTATGGTGCATCTGTTATTCATCCAAAAACAATAAAACCTTTAGAAAATAAAAAAATTCCTTTGTATGTGCGTTCGTTTTATAATCTAAAACAAAAAGGGTCAATAGTAGGTGGTGGGCAGCTTATAGTTCCAGATGTTCCTTGCTTTATTCTAAAAAATAAACAAATTTTAGTTTCTATTTCTGCATTGGATTTTTCTTTTATGGTTGAACATAATTTAAGTGATATTTTTAAAATTTTACACAATTATCAGCTCAAAGTAAACCTTATTCAAAACTCTGCACTAAGTTTTTCGGTTTGTTTAGAAGATAAATTCAATAATTTTGAAGCATTTTTATCAGAAATAACTCTTAAATACAATATTACTTTTGTAAGCAATGTTGCGCTTTTTACAATTAGACATGCCAACCAAAAAGCTATAGATTTGGTAGAAGAAAAAGGAAAGGTGCTTTTAAAACAAGCTACAAAAGGTACGGTGCAACTTATAATGCAATAA
- a CDS encoding GNAT family N-acetyltransferase — protein sequence MSFIIREGKIEDAPSILKLIQELANFENEADAVEVTVSDLEKDGFGDTPLFKIFVAEISEEIVGIALFYPRYSTWKGPTIHLEDLLVTEQKRGQKIGSALYKKVIEYGYNRGVKRIEWNVLDWNEPAVKFYESTGAKVLRDWDSVQIDRASMKKYLKV from the coding sequence ATGAGTTTTATAATTAGAGAAGGGAAAATTGAAGATGCTCCTTCAATTTTAAAGTTAATACAAGAGTTAGCAAATTTTGAAAATGAAGCAGATGCTGTTGAAGTAACGGTTAGCGATTTAGAAAAAGATGGTTTTGGAGACACCCCTTTATTTAAAATTTTTGTAGCTGAAATTTCAGAAGAAATTGTTGGAATTGCATTGTTTTATCCGCGTTATTCTACTTGGAAAGGTCCTACAATTCATTTAGAAGATTTACTTGTTACAGAGCAAAAAAGAGGTCAAAAAATAGGAAGTGCTTTGTATAAAAAAGTAATAGAATATGGTTACAATAGAGGCGTTAAACGTATTGAGTGGAATGTGCTAGATTGGAACGAACCTGCTGTTAAATTTTACGAAAGTACTGGTGCAAAAGTTTTAAGAGATTGGGATTCTGTTCAAATAGACAGGGCTTCAATGAAAAAATATTTAAAGGTTTAA
- the fbp gene encoding class 1 fructose-bisphosphatase, whose amino-acid sequence METNNLTLGEFIIENQKHYKSTSGEFSRLLSSMKLAAKIVNYKVNKAGLVDIMGNAGETNIQGEDQQKLDVYANKVFMETLINREIVCGIASEEEDNFVTIRGKQGTNENKYVVLIDPLDGSSNIDVNVSVGTIFSIYKRITPIGTPVEMEDFLQPGNLQVAAGYVVYGTSTMLVYTSGHGVNGFTLNPAIGSFYLSHPNFKFPEEGKIYSINEGNYVHFPQGVKDYLKYCQEEKDNRPYTSRYIGSLVSDFHRNMIKGGIYMYPTSAIGPKGKLRLLYECNPMAFLAEQANGKATDGYKRIMDIKPTELHQRVPFFCGSKKMVEKAEEFMAKYPNDANY is encoded by the coding sequence ATGGAAACCAATAACTTAACACTTGGTGAATTTATTATTGAAAATCAAAAACATTATAAATCTACTTCAGGAGAATTTTCTAGACTTCTAAGTTCAATGAAATTAGCCGCTAAAATTGTAAATTATAAAGTAAATAAGGCAGGCTTGGTTGATATTATGGGCAATGCTGGAGAAACAAACATTCAAGGTGAAGATCAACAAAAATTAGATGTTTATGCCAATAAAGTTTTTATGGAAACTTTAATAAACCGGGAAATTGTTTGTGGTATAGCAAGTGAAGAAGAAGACAATTTTGTTACCATTAGAGGAAAACAAGGAACAAACGAAAATAAGTATGTGGTTTTAATTGATCCTTTAGACGGCTCATCAAATATAGATGTAAATGTTTCTGTTGGTACTATTTTTTCTATTTACAAGCGTATAACTCCAATTGGAACTCCTGTTGAAATGGAAGACTTTTTACAGCCAGGAAACCTACAAGTAGCTGCAGGATATGTAGTTTATGGAACTTCAACAATGCTAGTTTATACATCTGGACATGGTGTAAATGGATTTACGTTAAATCCTGCAATTGGTTCATTTTATTTATCTCATCCAAACTTTAAATTCCCAGAAGAAGGCAAAATTTACTCTATAAACGAAGGAAATTATGTGCATTTTCCACAAGGTGTAAAAGACTATTTAAAATACTGTCAAGAAGAAAAAGACAACAGACCTTATACTTCTCGGTATATTGGCTCTTTAGTATCCGATTTTCATAGAAATATGATTAAAGGCGGAATTTATATGTACCCAACTAGTGCCATTGGTCCAAAAGGAAAATTACGTTTATTATACGAATGCAACCCTATGGCTTTTTTAGCAGAACAAGCAAATGGAAAAGCAACTGATGGTTATAAAAGAATTATGGATATTAAACCAACAGAATTACACCAGCGCGTTCCTTTTTTCTGCGGAAGTAAAAAAATGGTAGAAAAAGCTGAAGAATTTATGGCGAAATACCCAAACGATGCTAATTATTAA